One Roseburia rectibacter DNA window includes the following coding sequences:
- a CDS encoding response regulator codes for MLEDKREFLILMEEQSYLMKSFESTFEKEKVKANVVNIAMATTLTTKEQPQGYLICTSAELLKKAVGVKVIVDHAIKHKTPVFVMGNVEELEKLWETLPKQMFTDIFIRPINVVEMVENIKRQVDEYYRMKKRTILAVDDSGVILRNIKTLLEDKYQVIPVNSSEMAIKYLALNIPDLILLDYEMPIVDGRQFMQMIREDAEFQNIPIIFLTGKNDAQTVMNVMSLKPDGYLLKSMDAQKLHAAIDDFFKKRTK; via the coding sequence ATGCTTGAGGACAAAAGAGAATTTCTTATTTTGATGGAAGAACAGAGTTATCTGATGAAGTCATTTGAGAGTACATTTGAAAAAGAAAAGGTTAAAGCAAATGTAGTAAATATCGCAATGGCAACAACACTTACCACAAAAGAACAGCCACAGGGCTATCTGATCTGTACAAGTGCAGAACTTTTGAAAAAGGCGGTAGGTGTCAAGGTAATCGTCGATCATGCGATCAAGCATAAAACACCTGTATTTGTTATGGGAAATGTGGAAGAGCTTGAGAAACTCTGGGAAACACTTCCAAAACAGATGTTTACCGATATCTTTATAAGACCGATCAATGTTGTGGAGATGGTGGAAAACATCAAACGGCAGGTCGATGAATATTACAGGATGAAAAAAAGAACGATTTTAGCAGTTGATGATTCGGGGGTAATACTTCGAAATATTAAGACACTGTTAGAAGATAAATATCAGGTGATCCCGGTCAATTCCAGCGAAATGGCGATCAAATACCTTGCCTTAAATATACCGGATCTGATCTTATTAGACTATGAAATGCCGATCGTCGACGGCAGGCAGTTTATGCAGATGATACGCGAAGATGCAGAATTTCAGAATATTCCGATTATTTTCCTGACGGGAAAAAATGATGCACAGACAGTCATGAACGTGATGTCATTAAAGCCGGACGGTTATCTGTTAAAGAGCATGGATGCACAGAAACTGCATGCAGCAATCGATGATTTCTTTAAAAAGCGGACAAAATAA
- a CDS encoding PdaC/SigV domain-containing protein, whose protein sequence is MKKRNFILIVALSLSLMFAAGCGENKSTGADNSADRQETSESTVQNEAQADDTESSGDTQRAETTDIADGTEAEQEAQSDYQVEMVSYKKTELVDISYPKITGWSNTDKQEEWNNYFETTAKEAAGEMTGDTEEMSLGANDSVMLTYTVQEQTQDILSLTCQGYYNYEGAAHPSAALTSVNINMKTGEKMTFSDFADPDQTAKILFAGKEDGGSAQGYTVLDADGNPSAEITMKDILEFNFIWMEPTEESLAASLAHFDGDPEDYGTDETTGESYMHDGKVYVIFYVNHAMGDYAVVRLD, encoded by the coding sequence ATGAAAAAAAGAAACTTTATATTGATTGTAGCATTGTCACTGTCATTGATGTTTGCAGCAGGCTGTGGTGAAAATAAGAGTACCGGTGCGGACAATAGCGCAGACCGTCAGGAAACGAGTGAAAGCACGGTACAGAATGAGGCACAGGCAGATGACACAGAATCTTCTGGAGATACACAGCGGGCAGAAACAACAGACATTGCCGATGGGACAGAAGCAGAACAGGAAGCACAGAGTGATTATCAGGTAGAGATGGTAAGTTATAAAAAAACAGAGCTGGTTGATATTTCTTACCCGAAGATCACAGGATGGAGTAATACCGACAAGCAGGAAGAATGGAATAACTACTTTGAAACTACTGCGAAAGAGGCTGCCGGGGAAATGACAGGAGATACAGAGGAGATGAGCCTTGGCGCAAACGATTCTGTAATGCTTACCTACACCGTACAGGAACAGACGCAGGATATATTATCATTGACCTGTCAGGGTTATTATAATTATGAGGGAGCGGCACATCCGTCCGCAGCACTTACATCCGTTAACATTAACATGAAGACCGGCGAAAAAATGACATTTTCTGATTTTGCCGATCCGGATCAGACAGCAAAAATTTTATTTGCCGGGAAAGAGGATGGAGGCAGCGCGCAGGGGTATACGGTACTGGATGCAGATGGAAATCCTTCTGCAGAAATCACGATGAAGGATATTTTGGAATTTAATTTTATCTGGATGGAACCGACAGAGGAATCACTTGCAGCAAGCCTTGCTCATTTTGATGGCGATCCGGAGGATTATGGAACAGATGAGACAACAGGAGAATCTTACATGCATGATGGAAAAGTATATGTGATCTTTTATGTCAATCATGCTATGGGTGATTATGCAGTGGTAAGACTGGATTAG
- a CDS encoding response regulator, translating into MTFAALWLLLHIFGVLVAFDLLVIVFRKEDTNYRGELILTIACCLVTLVAKSIYIVGGQKETMVVIGKMEYLGKCFGNFCALMFMIRWKNIKIPQWAIHLLLVVNMGFYVMIATVDYHHLYYKDYWLAPSKANLNGYTLEISPAPMYYVYMAFLLAEIMTTIGIIISSYCSQRSMPNKGKIHFLMIAAMLSPMLLLSLRILKILKGDDPTPLGILLSCIFMSIAVVKYGLFDPVKNAKNYIIDNLKEAVIVTDADHRFLFLNSMADKIITSINKEQGYCTDDKIYTFIQGSQDFFDWKDRHYQVEETVLKDNELIQGYMMTIVDVTKIIEQNHLMKRLVLQTEDANRAKTNFVSNMSHEIRTPMNSIVGITEILLRSRHSPKEQEYLLNIQSSGRVLLTIINDVLDCSKMEAGKMQLFDEPYDTCSMFHDLRISMENRIGHSGLELIYDIDQDIPCKLKGDMGRIRQVIINLVNNAIKYTEKGSVRFSVHVRQKNTDKVMLYYEVADTGIGIRKEDQKILFDAFQRVEMDRNRYVEGTGLGLTISQNLVNMMGGVIEVESEYGKGSKFYFTIEQTIVDATPMSAVNYEQQKESVIEKEAENLFIAPEAHILLVDDNDLNLVVAQELLKPLQMQIDTAENGMQAVKMVRQDQYDLVLMDHMMPVMDGIEATKEIRALPDEKRKEVPIIALTANAMVDARKEFLNVGMNGFVAKPIEFTRICNQLKLWLPKELIHEISKEEAKELITEDDMDAAAETERSQEVTDGFSFEEGVKRCGSKAALMKTIQIFYRTIDSKANKIEQCLKEGLINDYVIEVHALKSSALLIGAVPLSEAAKELESCGKQADTSVLEEKTPDLLTMYRGFKTILRPYADKEEAAKKEVSDGEWIDALQQIHQCIEQFDLDGVDLIMQQLEEYQIPECLRESMDQLRVYVADVSMEEIMELTDTMAELLRD; encoded by the coding sequence ATGACATTTGCGGCTTTGTGGCTGTTACTTCATATATTTGGTGTTCTTGTGGCTTTTGATTTACTGGTGATTGTTTTCCGGAAGGAAGATACAAACTATAGAGGGGAGCTTATCTTAACGATTGCCTGTTGTCTGGTGACACTTGTGGCAAAAAGTATTTACATTGTGGGCGGTCAGAAAGAAACTATGGTTGTGATCGGGAAAATGGAATACCTGGGAAAATGTTTTGGTAATTTCTGCGCTCTCATGTTTATGATACGCTGGAAAAATATAAAAATCCCTCAGTGGGCGATTCATCTGCTTCTTGTGGTAAACATGGGATTTTATGTTATGATCGCAACCGTTGATTATCATCATCTATACTATAAAGATTACTGGCTGGCTCCTTCGAAGGCAAACCTGAACGGATATACGCTGGAAATCTCTCCAGCACCAATGTACTATGTCTATATGGCTTTCTTACTGGCAGAAATCATGACCACGATCGGCATCATCATCTCTTCCTACTGCTCTCAGAGAAGTATGCCCAATAAAGGAAAAATCCATTTCCTTATGATCGCAGCGATGCTTTCACCAATGCTCCTGTTGTCTCTGCGCATTTTAAAAATTCTAAAAGGAGATGATCCAACACCTCTTGGAATTCTGTTGTCCTGTATCTTTATGAGCATTGCCGTTGTAAAATACGGCTTGTTTGATCCTGTAAAAAATGCAAAAAATTATATTATTGATAATCTGAAAGAAGCTGTCATTGTAACAGATGCGGATCACCGTTTCCTTTTTTTAAATTCGATGGCGGATAAAATTATTACTTCTATAAATAAGGAACAGGGATATTGCACGGATGATAAGATATATACATTTATTCAGGGCAGTCAGGATTTTTTTGACTGGAAAGACCGGCATTATCAGGTGGAAGAAACGGTGTTAAAGGACAATGAACTGATACAGGGATATATGATGACAATTGTCGACGTGACAAAGATCATAGAGCAGAACCATCTGATGAAGCGTCTTGTATTACAGACGGAAGATGCCAACCGTGCCAAAACCAACTTCGTTTCGAATATGTCACATGAGATACGTACGCCGATGAACTCTATTGTGGGAATTACAGAGATCTTACTGCGTTCCCGGCATTCACCGAAGGAGCAGGAATATCTGCTGAATATCCAGAGTTCCGGGCGTGTGCTTCTTACGATCATCAATGATGTGCTGGATTGTTCAAAGATGGAAGCCGGTAAAATGCAGCTGTTTGATGAACCGTATGATACATGTTCGATGTTTCATGATCTGAGGATTAGTATGGAAAACAGGATCGGACATTCCGGTCTGGAACTGATCTATGATATTGATCAGGATATTCCATGTAAGCTGAAAGGGGATATGGGGCGTATCCGTCAGGTCATCATAAACCTGGTGAATAACGCCATTAAATATACAGAGAAAGGCAGCGTCCGCTTTTCCGTGCATGTCAGACAGAAAAATACGGATAAAGTAATGCTTTATTATGAGGTGGCAGATACCGGGATCGGAATCCGCAAGGAAGATCAGAAAATTCTGTTCGATGCGTTTCAGCGCGTGGAGATGGACAGAAACCGTTATGTGGAAGGAACCGGACTGGGGTTGACAATTTCCCAGAATTTAGTCAATATGATGGGAGGAGTCATTGAAGTAGAAAGCGAATATGGCAAGGGAAGTAAGTTTTACTTTACGATAGAACAGACCATTGTTGATGCGACACCAATGTCTGCTGTTAATTACGAGCAGCAGAAGGAGAGTGTGATCGAAAAAGAAGCAGAGAATCTGTTTATTGCGCCGGAAGCTCATATTTTGCTTGTAGATGATAATGATCTGAATCTTGTGGTTGCGCAGGAGCTTTTAAAGCCGCTTCAGATGCAGATAGATACCGCGGAAAATGGTATGCAGGCAGTTAAGATGGTTCGGCAGGATCAATATGATCTGGTATTGATGGATCATATGATGCCGGTTATGGATGGAATAGAAGCTACAAAAGAGATTCGTGCATTGCCGGATGAAAAACGAAAAGAAGTGCCGATCATTGCACTCACTGCAAATGCAATGGTAGATGCGAGAAAAGAATTTTTGAATGTGGGGATGAATGGTTTTGTTGCAAAACCGATTGAGTTTACACGGATCTGTAATCAGTTAAAGTTATGGCTTCCGAAAGAGCTTATACACGAGATTTCTAAGGAAGAGGCAAAAGAACTTATTACAGAGGATGATATGGATGCTGCGGCAGAGACAGAAAGATCACAGGAAGTAACAGACGGATTTTCGTTTGAAGAGGGGGTAAAACGTTGTGGTTCAAAAGCAGCCCTTATGAAAACGATCCAGATTTTTTACCGTACGATCGACAGCAAGGCAAATAAGATCGAACAGTGCCTGAAAGAAGGTCTGATCAATGATTATGTCATTGAAGTACATGCGTTAAAGAGTTCCGCACTTCTGATCGGTGCAGTACCGTTATCAGAGGCGGCAAAGGAACTTGAAAGTTGTGGTAAGCAGGCAGACACATCAGTGCTTGAGGAAAAAACACCGGATCTGCTTACGATGTACCGTGGTTTTAAAACGATACTCCGTCCCTATGCAGATAAGGAGGAAGCTGCCAAAAAAGAAGTTTCGGATGGCGAGTGGATCGATGCGTTACAGCAGATTCATCAATGCATAGAACAATTTGATCTTGACGGAGTGGATCTGATCATGCAGCAGCTTGAAGAATATCAGATCCCGGAATGTTTAAGAGAATCCATGGATCAGCTGCGTGTATATGTGGCGGATGTATCGATGGAAGAAATTATGGAATTGACAGATACCATGGCGGAGTTATTGCGGGACTAA
- a CDS encoding HNH endonuclease domain-containing protein, which yields MKQIIKGEGEILADLPIDKKYYNKLDIDGFSKMMNSPTCSYKFYWLEAIVQLISANKKEAAYDEIINKMISNAWYPVLEYHIHLSGIYGEGIIKDNLEKAVLRLQKLSGLANNASDVEIINKLLEFSEDKELGTYKKDLTKNVPYKALSGFANRGVEKINLESSAGRMMEYYNKLSQTEILLPYTFNDGKSLKRVITFQEDWFQMIRDNTVNILGWIQLEKVRWLQNNNPEVPGLVYKLTSADEKIRKLENARKLWDAVMEITPIIDVFKGEPINTQEYDLDHFIPHSFVMNDELWNLMPMDSIWNSRKNNKLPKWDLFFSKFADNQFILYEKMHEKPGIYKLYEACYRDNLHSIWANQELYRKGNSREEFCKILDKNMHPVYDSARRQGYQIWNLA from the coding sequence TTGAAACAGATAATCAAGGGAGAAGGTGAGATATTGGCTGATTTACCCATCGACAAGAAATACTACAACAAGCTTGACATAGATGGATTTTCTAAAATGATGAATTCTCCAACGTGCAGCTATAAGTTTTATTGGCTCGAAGCAATTGTGCAGCTGATATCTGCTAATAAAAAAGAAGCTGCCTACGATGAAATCATCAACAAAATGATATCAAATGCCTGGTATCCGGTTCTTGAGTATCACATCCACTTAAGTGGAATCTATGGGGAAGGAATTATTAAGGATAATCTTGAAAAAGCCGTATTAAGATTACAGAAATTAAGTGGACTTGCAAACAATGCAAGTGACGTAGAAATCATAAATAAATTGCTGGAGTTTTCGGAGGATAAAGAACTTGGCACTTACAAAAAAGACCTCACGAAAAATGTTCCTTACAAGGCTTTGTCTGGCTTTGCAAATCGTGGAGTCGAGAAGATTAATCTGGAAAGCAGTGCCGGAAGAATGATGGAATATTATAACAAACTAAGCCAGACCGAAATCTTATTGCCCTATACATTTAATGATGGTAAAAGTCTGAAAAGAGTGATTACCTTTCAAGAGGACTGGTTTCAAATGATTCGGGACAATACCGTAAACATTCTCGGTTGGATTCAGTTGGAAAAGGTTAGGTGGCTGCAGAATAATAATCCGGAAGTTCCGGGATTGGTATATAAACTTACCTCCGCAGATGAAAAAATACGCAAGTTGGAAAATGCAAGAAAGCTTTGGGACGCGGTGATGGAAATTACGCCAATTATAGATGTATTTAAGGGTGAACCAATCAATACACAAGAATATGATCTGGATCATTTTATTCCACACTCATTTGTGATGAATGATGAACTCTGGAATCTCATGCCGATGGATTCCATTTGGAATTCCAGGAAAAATAACAAGCTCCCAAAATGGGATTTGTTTTTTTCTAAGTTTGCAGATAATCAGTTTATTTTATATGAAAAGATGCATGAAAAGCCTGGAATTTACAAGTTATATGAAGCCTGTTACAGAGACAATTTACATTCCATTTGGGCAAATCAGGAACTTTATCGAAAAGGAAATTCAAGAGAGGAGTTCTGTAAGATATTGGATAAAAATATGCATCCCGTATACGATTCGGCAAGAAGGCAAGGTTACCAAATTTGGAATCTTGCATGA
- the larE gene encoding ATP-dependent sacrificial sulfur transferase LarE, translating to MQSVQEKYKNLQEYLKSLGSVAVAFSSGVDSTFLLAAAKETLGADHVIAVTASSCSFPKRELEEAKQFCKEQGIRHIVCKSEELDIEGFRQNPKNRCYLCKHELFEKILEIANEYQINAVAEGSNMDDNGDYRPGLVAVAELGIKSPLREALLNKKEIRTLSKEMGLPTWDKQSFACLSSRFVYGETISEEKLGMVDKAEQLLLDLGFHQVRVRIHGDIARIEVLPDEIERLVSGENREKIYSYLKQLGFSYVTLDLGGYRMGSMNETL from the coding sequence ATGCAGTCAGTACAGGAAAAATATAAAAATTTACAGGAATATTTAAAATCATTGGGCAGTGTTGCCGTTGCATTTTCCAGCGGAGTGGATTCTACATTTCTGCTTGCCGCTGCTAAAGAAACACTTGGTGCAGATCATGTGATCGCAGTTACCGCATCCTCCTGTTCTTTTCCGAAAAGGGAGTTAGAGGAGGCAAAGCAGTTTTGCAAGGAACAGGGAATCAGACATATCGTGTGCAAGTCAGAAGAACTTGATATCGAGGGATTCCGGCAGAATCCGAAGAACCGCTGTTACCTTTGCAAGCATGAGCTGTTTGAAAAAATACTTGAAATCGCAAATGAATATCAGATCAATGCCGTAGCAGAGGGTTCGAATATGGATGATAACGGCGATTATCGTCCGGGACTTGTAGCCGTAGCAGAACTTGGTATCAAAAGTCCACTCAGAGAGGCCTTATTGAATAAAAAAGAGATCCGCACACTTTCCAAAGAAATGGGATTGCCGACATGGGACAAGCAGTCATTTGCGTGCCTTTCCTCCCGGTTTGTTTATGGAGAGACGATCTCTGAAGAAAAACTTGGTATGGTAGATAAGGCAGAACAGTTATTGCTTGATCTGGGATTTCATCAGGTGCGCGTAAGAATCCATGGGGATATTGCGCGTATTGAAGTGCTGCCGGATGAGATTGAGAGACTGGTTTCCGGGGAAAACCGGGAAAAGATTTATTCTTACCTGAAACAACTGGGATTTTCCTATGTGACACTTGATCTTGGTGGATACCGTATGGGAAGTATGAATGAGACACTATAG
- a CDS encoding purine biosynthesis protein PurH, with protein MGYLISETTKEEREKIVAESLGNIDAACDGCMSGLVEMYQDYIDGKKELREINMEFNARYVKSEDMPGREGCGSQGR; from the coding sequence ATGGGATATTTAATTTCCGAGACAACAAAAGAAGAACGTGAAAAGATCGTGGCAGAATCATTAGGAAACATAGATGCAGCCTGCGATGGCTGCATGTCAGGACTTGTGGAAATGTATCAGGATTATATTGATGGGAAAAAAGAATTGCGCGAGATCAATATGGAGTTCAATGCCCGCTATGTGAAAAGTGAGGATATGCCTGGAAGAGAAGGCTGCGGGTCTCAGGGAAGATAA
- a CDS encoding aldo/keto reductase, producing the protein MEAVVLGSTGIKVNKNGFGALPIQRVSTEDAVKLARKAYEAGITFFDTARFYTDSEEKLGEAFDGMREKVYIATKTAANNADEFWEQLGISLHNLRTDYIDIYQFHNPSFCPKLGDGTGLYEAMLEAKAQGKIRHIGITNHRLAVAEEAIESGLYETLQFPFCYLATDKDIALVEKCKKANMGFIAMKALSGGLITNSAAAYAFEAQYENVLPIWGVQREKELDEFISYIDNPPAMTDEICALIEHDRKELAGDFCRGCGYCMPCPAGIEINNCARMSLLLRRSPSALQLTPEVQAKMKKIENCLHCNKCKSKCPYGLDTPALLAKNYEDYKQVLAGNVSVN; encoded by the coding sequence ATGGAAGCGGTAGTACTAGGAAGTACAGGGATCAAAGTAAATAAAAATGGATTCGGTGCGTTGCCGATCCAGAGAGTCAGTACGGAGGATGCGGTAAAACTGGCGAGAAAAGCGTATGAAGCGGGCATTACATTTTTTGACACAGCGCGTTTCTACACGGACAGCGAGGAAAAGTTAGGTGAAGCATTTGATGGAATGCGTGAGAAAGTTTATATTGCAACGAAAACAGCGGCAAATAATGCAGACGAATTCTGGGAGCAGCTTGGCATTTCTTTGCATAATTTAAGAACGGATTACATTGATATTTATCAGTTCCACAATCCGTCTTTCTGCCCGAAACTGGGGGATGGAACAGGACTTTATGAAGCAATGCTCGAAGCAAAAGCACAGGGAAAGATCCGTCATATCGGTATTACAAACCACAGACTTGCAGTTGCCGAGGAAGCGATCGAATCCGGATTGTACGAGACATTACAGTTCCCGTTCTGCTATCTGGCAACAGATAAAGATATTGCTCTGGTGGAAAAATGCAAAAAGGCAAATATGGGCTTTATTGCGATGAAGGCACTTTCCGGTGGACTGATCACAAATTCGGCAGCAGCCTATGCATTTGAAGCGCAGTATGAAAATGTACTGCCGATCTGGGGCGTGCAGAGAGAAAAAGAGCTGGACGAATTTATTTCTTATATTGACAATCCGCCAGCTATGACCGATGAGATCTGTGCACTGATCGAGCATGACAGAAAAGAACTTGCGGGAGATTTCTGCCGCGGATGTGGTTATTGTATGCCGTGTCCGGCGGGTATCGAGATCAACAACTGTGCCCGCATGTCATTACTGCTCCGTCGTTCCCCGTCAGCGCTGCAGCTCACACCTGAGGTTCAGGCTAAGATGAAGAAAATTGAAAACTGCTTACATTGCAATAAGTGTAAGAGCAAATGTCCGTATGGGCTTGATACGCCTGCGCTTCTGGCAAAAAATTATGAAGATTACAAACAGGTGCTTGCCGGAAACGTGAGTGTTAATTAG
- a CDS encoding HAD family hydrolase — MKKYETVVFDLDGTLLNTLEDLADATNHALRTMQMPERTIGEVRSFVGNGVRRLMELSVPGGFDNPKFEETFSIFKKYYGEHCNDKTRAYDGVVPLLRELKEKGYALAIVSNKIDFAVKELNEIYFEGIVQAAIGEREGVARKPAPDMVKTALEELGKSADTAVYIGDSDVDVMTAKNSGLPCISVLWGFRDKEFLIEHGATHFAEKPEDIVKFLEQ; from the coding sequence ATGAAAAAGTATGAAACAGTCGTTTTTGACCTGGATGGAACTTTATTGAATACGTTAGAGGATTTGGCGGATGCCACCAATCATGCACTGCGCACGATGCAGATGCCGGAGCGCACGATCGGTGAAGTGCGTTCATTCGTTGGAAACGGTGTGCGTCGTCTGATGGAACTTTCCGTTCCGGGAGGATTTGATAATCCAAAATTTGAAGAAACATTTTCTATATTTAAAAAATATTATGGAGAGCACTGCAATGACAAAACCAGAGCCTATGATGGAGTGGTTCCGCTGCTTCGTGAATTAAAAGAAAAAGGTTATGCCCTTGCGATCGTTTCTAATAAGATTGATTTTGCCGTCAAAGAATTGAATGAAATTTATTTTGAAGGTATCGTGCAGGCTGCGATCGGAGAACGCGAAGGTGTGGCGAGAAAACCGGCACCGGATATGGTAAAAACTGCACTGGAAGAACTGGGTAAATCTGCTGATACAGCCGTCTATATCGGGGATTCAGATGTGGATGTCATGACAGCAAAAAATTCCGGACTGCCATGTATCTCGGTACTCTGGGGATTCCGTGATAAGGAGTTTCTGATCGAACATGGAGCAACACATTTTGCAGAGAAACCAGAGGATATTGTAAAATTTTTAGAGCAGTAG
- a CDS encoding LTA synthase family protein has product MKIKLYFEKENLIRLAVAMVFAAVLFAVIRFPIWVLLGFGVLYFGIKSLKIELNEKLSWLWSALMLGSGGIFTAYHIQYLLLDAELRAKISDNKMLLNVLCCLVVFLVVQVFTNNTGLTCLISHIVLLSFAGINYFVYLFRGNEFIFSDLKSIQTGLSVAGNYEFVMDARAGYVILLSTLYVALIRKLHVSFKKRIPMSIVCISLAVLCCVYIGKHTQTVVTETWEQKGSYRNGYILNFVLSIRDCFIAEPEGYSKEAVQELEKQYGKETDIDNGGKEKKPTIIVVMSESYADLSVVGNFSTNIDLTPFYDSLEDNTIKGHALSSVFGAKTPNSEWEFLTGNSMAFLPSGSVVYQQYITDTPTSLVSDLKNIGYTCVAMHPYYETGWSRNIVYPNMGFDETHFIDDFDQTKILRDYITDQELYEKIVDRYESKKSNEDLFIMSISMQNHGGYTEKYDNFDEKARMLGINYPDVNQYLSLIHESDSALEYLISYFEKVDDPVEIVFFGDHQPSLSSSFYPYLNGKGLGGLTLSELENLYTVPFFIWTNYDSEKENVELTSLNYLSTLALERAGITLPAYNQFLADMMEEIPAVNSRGFYSKSQGRFLHVEDAAGEDARWLKNYEILQYNNMFDKRNKSELFFPYLKQ; this is encoded by the coding sequence ATGAAGATAAAGTTATATTTTGAAAAAGAGAATCTGATCCGGCTTGCAGTTGCAATGGTGTTTGCAGCAGTGCTGTTTGCAGTCATTCGATTTCCGATATGGGTGCTGCTTGGTTTTGGAGTACTTTATTTTGGAATCAAGAGCTTAAAGATTGAATTAAATGAAAAACTGTCATGGCTGTGGAGTGCGCTTATGCTGGGAAGCGGCGGTATTTTTACGGCTTATCATATCCAGTACCTGCTTTTGGATGCAGAACTGAGAGCTAAGATTTCAGATAACAAAATGCTGTTAAACGTATTATGCTGCCTGGTAGTTTTTCTGGTCGTCCAGGTATTTACGAATAATACAGGCTTAACCTGCCTGATCTCGCACATTGTGCTTTTATCCTTTGCAGGGATCAACTATTTTGTATATTTGTTTCGGGGAAATGAATTTATTTTCAGTGATTTAAAGTCCATTCAGACAGGACTATCCGTGGCAGGCAATTATGAATTTGTCATGGATGCAAGGGCAGGGTATGTGATACTTCTTTCCACGCTGTATGTTGCACTCATCCGGAAATTGCATGTTTCCTTCAAAAAAAGGATTCCAATGTCGATCGTCTGTATTTCACTTGCCGTGCTTTGCTGTGTATATATAGGAAAACATACGCAGACTGTAGTGACAGAAACATGGGAACAAAAGGGAAGTTATAGAAACGGTTACATCTTAAACTTTGTGTTAAGTATCCGTGACTGCTTTATTGCGGAGCCGGAGGGATATTCGAAAGAGGCAGTGCAGGAACTGGAAAAACAGTATGGAAAAGAGACGGATATCGATAACGGGGGGAAAGAAAAGAAGCCGACGATCATTGTTGTTATGAGTGAGTCTTATGCGGATTTAAGCGTGGTGGGTAATTTCTCAACGAATATCGATCTGACGCCGTTTTATGATTCTCTGGAAGATAATACGATCAAGGGACACGCGCTTTCTTCAGTATTTGGTGCTAAGACACCGAACTCGGAGTGGGAATTTTTAACCGGCAACTCCATGGCATTTCTTCCGAGCGGTTCGGTTGTCTATCAGCAGTACATTACCGATACGCCGACGTCACTGGTGTCAGATCTGAAAAATATCGGATATACCTGTGTGGCAATGCATCCTTATTATGAGACTGGATGGAGCCGGAATATTGTATATCCGAATATGGGATTTGATGAGACACACTTTATAGATGATTTTGACCAGACCAAGATCTTACGTGATTATATTACAGATCAGGAACTGTATGAAAAGATCGTTGACCGTTATGAGAGCAAAAAGTCCAATGAAGATTTATTTATCATGAGTATTTCCATGCAGAATCATGGTGGTTATACGGAAAAATATGATAATTTTGATGAAAAGGCACGGATGCTCGGTATCAATTATCCGGATGTGAACCAGTATCTGTCATTGATTCATGAGAGTGATTCTGCATTAGAGTATCTGATCTCCTATTTTGAAAAAGTGGATGATCCGGTGGAGATCGTCTTTTTCGGAGATCATCAGCCAAGTTTATCATCCAGCTTTTATCCGTATCTGAATGGAAAAGGTCTGGGGGGACTGACGCTGTCGGAACTTGAAAATCTCTATACAGTACCATTTTTCATCTGGACAAATTATGACAGCGAAAAAGAAAATGTTGAGTTGACAAGTCTTAATTATCTGTCTACATTGGCATTAGAGCGTGCGGGCATCACGCTTCCGGCATATAACCAGTTTTTAGCTGACATGATGGAAGAAATTCCTGCAGTCAATTCCAGAGGTTTTTATTCAAAATCACAGGGCAGATTTTTGCATGTGGAGGATGCGGCCGGTGAGGACGCCAGATGGCTGAAAAACTATGAGATACTGCAGTATAACAATATGTTTGATAAGCGAAATAAGAGTGAGTTATTTTTCCCATATCTAAAACAATAG